Proteins encoded in a region of the Clostridium beijerinckii genome:
- a CDS encoding MarR family winged helix-turn-helix transcriptional regulator, which produces MNKKKITYGELNDLNLKAIIALSRCMQSVNKRELRIIKEGGLTYSQFGVLEVLYHKGDLRVSEILEKTLSTGGNMTVVIDNLAKDNLIERRPDPKDRRASLISISEKGRKLMSELFPKHVDNLSEIFSALSVEEKKNLINMLKKLSGV; this is translated from the coding sequence ATGAATAAGAAGAAAATAACTTATGGAGAACTAAATGATTTAAATTTAAAAGCTATTATAGCATTAAGTCGATGTATGCAAAGTGTTAACAAAAGAGAACTTAGAATTATCAAAGAGGGAGGATTAACTTATTCACAATTTGGAGTACTTGAAGTACTGTATCATAAGGGTGATTTAAGAGTCAGCGAAATATTAGAAAAAACTCTTTCAACCGGTGGCAATATGACTGTTGTTATAGATAACTTAGCTAAGGATAATTTAATCGAAAGACGTCCTGATCCTAAGGATAGACGTGCGAGCTTAATAAGCATATCTGAAAAAGGAAGAAAGCTTATGAGCGAACTCTTTCCTAAGCATGTAGATAATTTAAGTGAAATTTTTAGTGCTTTGAGTGTTGAAGAGAAGAAGAATCTAATAAATATGTTAAAGAAATTATCAGGTGTATAA